In Janthinobacterium agaricidamnosum NBRC 102515 = DSM 9628, the DNA window CCCCATTTCCGCCCCCAGCGCCTGCAGTCCGCTCAGCGGGCGCACCATGACCTCGAAATCGACGATCCGGCCCTCGTCATTGAAGCGTATCAGGTCGATGCCTTTCAGCTGTTTGTCGCCGACGTTCGCACTGAACTCCAGCATCAGGTTCAGGCCGTCGTCGCTGGCGAGCTGCCGGTGATACGTAAAGTTTTCAAACACCTGGATGACCGTGCTCAGCGCCAGGATCAGCGCCGGGGCGGTGGCGTAGGCCGAGATCGACATCGGCGAGCGAAACACCGCGTCCGGATGGACGATCGTGTGGAGCTGGTCAAGATTTTTCTCGGCGACCATGTGGTGCCAGAGATCGAGCGATCTGGCGACTGCGGGATGGATGTTTTGCGGTGCTGGTGACATGCGGCTCTCCTCTGGATTGAACAATCGGGTCATGACGGGGCTTCAAATGCGGGCCGCCAGCGCGGTGCCCTGGCGAATCGCGCGCTTGGCGTCGAGTTCGGCCGCGACATCGGCGCCGCCGATCAAATGCACCGAGCAGCCTGCGCTGCGCAATGCCTCGTGCAGGTCGCGCAGCGGTTCCTGGCCGGCGCACACGACGACCGTATCGACATCGAGCACCTGGGGCTGGCCAGCCACGGTCAGGTGCAGGCCGGCATCGTCGATACGCTGGTAGGACACGCCGGACACCATCGCGACCCGGCGCGCCTTCAGTCCAGTGCGGTGTATCCAGCCGGTGGTCTTGCCCAGCTGCGCGCCGACCTTGGCGGACTTGCGCTGCAGCAGATGCACGCGGCGCGCGGGCGCGTCGACCCGCGGGCTGGCCAGGCCGCCTGCGTGGGCATAGGCCGGGTCGATGCCCCATTCCTGGTAAAACTTGGCGGGCGCCACGGCGCCGCTCTCGCCAGCGTGGGTCAGGTATTCGCTGACGTCGAAGCCGATGCCGCCGGCGCCAATCACCGCCACCCGTGGCCCGACCGGCCGGTCGTCGCGCAGCACGTCCAGGTAGTCCAGCACTTTCGCATGGCCGATGCCGTCGATCGCCGGGACGCGCGGCCGTACCCCGGTGGCCAGGATGATGTCGTCGAAGCCGGCGGCGGCCAGTTCATCGGCGCCGACTTGATGGTTCAGCTTGACCGTCACCTTGTGCAGTTCGAGCTGGCGCCGGAAATAGCGCAGGGTTTCATAAAACTCTTCCTTGCCCGGCACTTTCTTGGCGATGTTGAGCTGGCCGCCGGTCTCGCTGCCGGCGTCGAACAGCGTCACTTCATGGCCGCGTTGCGCCGCCGTGATCGCAAAACTGAGGCCGGCCGGACCGGCGCCGACCACCGCCAGGCGCTTGCGCGCGCTGGCCGGTGCTATCACCAGTTCGGTCTCGTTGCAGGCGCGCGGATTGACCACGCAGGACGTCAGCTTGCCGCCAAACGTATGGTCCAGGCACGCCTGGTTGCAGCCGATGCAGGTGTTAATTTCATCGGCGCGCCCCTGGCGGGCCTTGCGCACGAAGTCGGCATCGGCCAGCAGCGGCCTGGCCATCGACACCATGTCCGCATAGCCGTCCGCCAGCAAGCGCTCGGCGACTTCGGGTGTATTGATGCGGTTGGAGGTCACCAGCGGTATTCCCACCTTGCCCATCACACGCTGGGTGACCCAGGCGTAGGCGGCGCGCGGCACCTTGGTGGCGATGGTCGGAACGCGCGCTTCGTGCCAGCCGATGCCGGTGTTGAGTATGGTTGCCCCGGCCGCCTCGATCGCCTGCGCCAGCGCGATGACTTCGTCCAGCGTGGAGCCGCCCTCGACCAGGTCCAGCATCGACAGGCGGTAAATGATGATGAAGTCCGGCCCGACCCGCTGGCGCGTGCGGCGCACGATTTCGACCGGGAAGCGCATGCGGTTGGCGTAGCTGCCGCCCCATTCATCCTGGCGATGGTTGGTGCGCGCGGCGATGAATTCGTTGATCAGGTAACCCTCGGAACCCATGATTTCGACGCCGTCATAGCCGGCGTAGCGGGCCATGGCGGCACAATGCGCGAAATCGTCGATGGTCTGCTCGACTTCGTCGGCGCGCAGCGCATGCGGCACGAACCGGTTGATCGGGGCTTGCAGGGCGCTGGGGGCGACCAGCCCCGGGTGGTAGGCATAGCGTCCGAAATGCAGGATCTGCATCGCAATCTTGCCGCCCTCCTGATGCACGGCCTGGGTGACGATGCGGTGCTGTTCGGCCTGGTGTTCATTGACCAGCATGGCGCCGCTCTTAAGCGGCCGGGCCCGTTCGTTGGGGGCGATGCCGCCGGTGACGATCAGGCCGACTTCCCCGCGCGCGCGTTCCCGGTAGAAGGCCGCCATCCGCTCGAAGCCATCGGGGGCTTCTTCCAGCCCGATGTGCATCGAACCCATCAGCACGCGGTTTTTCAGGGTGGTAAAGCCCAGATCAAGCGGGGTATTCATGCGGGGGTAATGCGTCATGCGGTCTCCAGGTTATCGCTGATAAGATTTGGCTCAAAAAGGTTCGGGCAACGCTGATAAAAAAGCAAAATGATGGTACGAGGCTATCTTATCAGTGTCAAGATACTTATTTATGATAAGTTGTCTTTTTTCCTTTCATGTTTTTTATATGACAATGAACACCG includes these proteins:
- a CDS encoding nuclear transport factor 2 family protein is translated as MSPAPQNIHPAVARSLDLWHHMVAEKNLDQLHTIVHPDAVFRSPMSISAYATAPALILALSTVIQVFENFTYHRQLASDDGLNLMLEFSANVGDKQLKGIDLIRFNDEGRIVDFEVMVRPLSGLQALGAEMGRRLAEAMPAFKVKG
- a CDS encoding FAD-dependent oxidoreductase, with translation MTHYPRMNTPLDLGFTTLKNRVLMGSMHIGLEEAPDGFERMAAFYRERARGEVGLIVTGGIAPNERARPLKSGAMLVNEHQAEQHRIVTQAVHQEGGKIAMQILHFGRYAYHPGLVAPSALQAPINRFVPHALRADEVEQTIDDFAHCAAMARYAGYDGVEIMGSEGYLINEFIAARTNHRQDEWGGSYANRMRFPVEIVRRTRQRVGPDFIIIYRLSMLDLVEGGSTLDEVIALAQAIEAAGATILNTGIGWHEARVPTIATKVPRAAYAWVTQRVMGKVGIPLVTSNRINTPEVAERLLADGYADMVSMARPLLADADFVRKARQGRADEINTCIGCNQACLDHTFGGKLTSCVVNPRACNETELVIAPASARKRLAVVGAGPAGLSFAITAAQRGHEVTLFDAGSETGGQLNIAKKVPGKEEFYETLRYFRRQLELHKVTVKLNHQVGADELAAAGFDDIILATGVRPRVPAIDGIGHAKVLDYLDVLRDDRPVGPRVAVIGAGGIGFDVSEYLTHAGESGAVAPAKFYQEWGIDPAYAHAGGLASPRVDAPARRVHLLQRKSAKVGAQLGKTTGWIHRTGLKARRVAMVSGVSYQRIDDAGLHLTVAGQPQVLDVDTVVVCAGQEPLRDLHEALRSAGCSVHLIGGADVAAELDAKRAIRQGTALAARI